A single Malaclemys terrapin pileata isolate rMalTer1 chromosome 3, rMalTer1.hap1, whole genome shotgun sequence DNA region contains:
- the LOC128834454 gene encoding uncharacterized protein LOC128834454, which translates to MPLLQRAACSSREGHHHYPPTPTVDSEAGIISSATPEDSADGEEEEEEDELAESTQHSVLPNSQDLFLSLTEVPSQPSIQDHDPMEGTSAANSSSLPPPSRRLSQIRRRKKKTRDEMFAEIMESTRSDRAHLNEWKDTVSKYRKEASECEDRRDQREERRDTRDERWQQEDQRRQDAMLGLLREQTDMLRRLVELQERQQDNRVPLQPLYNPPSPLTMFHRLLTQTCKNTGGKLHTPSHSTPVDSPSKRLSFF; encoded by the exons atgccgcttctacaacgagctgcatgcagttctagggagggccaccaccactacccccccaccccgaccgtggattccgaggcggggataatctcatcagctacacctgaggattctgcggatggggaagaggaggaggaggaggacgaacttgcagagagcacccagcactccgttctccccaacagccaggatctttttctcagcctgactgaagtaccctcccaacccagtatccaagaccacgaccccatggaaggaacctcag ctgcaaattcttcaagcctccctcctccgtcccgaaggctatcacagataaggcgtcggaaaaagaagacgcgagatgagatgttcgcagaaatcatggaatccacccgcagtgacagagctcatctgaatgagtggaaggacacggtttcaaagtatagaaaagaagccagtgaatgtgaggacaggagggaccaacgggaggagaggagagacactcgagatgagaggtggcagcaggaagatcagaggaggcaggatgcaatgctggggctgctgcgtgagcaaacagatatgctccggcgtctggtggagcttcaggaacggcagcaggataacagagtgccgctacagcccctgtataaccctccttcccccctcaccatgttccatagacTCCTCACCCaaacgtgtaagaacacgggggggaaGCTccatacaccttcccattccaccccagtggacagcccaagcaaaaggctgtcatttttttaa